The following proteins come from a genomic window of Gimesia chilikensis:
- a CDS encoding RNA polymerase sigma factor RpoD/SigA: protein MQKTARRRSSSAVQNPLETYLKEINETALLSAEEERELSNRIEHGDKEARDRMVRANLRLVVNIARAYSGKGLPLQDLIEEGNLGLLRAVEGFDPDMGTRFSTYASYWIKQSIKRALVNSAKTIRIPAYMVELLTKWRRATAQLQDTLDRTPTTEEVARELDLPPKKLKIVKKAIQLYNSSPQSEQQDAGWSLGEMIPDDRLKGPDDELVENDNLKHVFRLLKEIPDREANILRMRFGLDGEEPKTLKEIGQALGLTRERVRQIESEALKKLAKEISGE from the coding sequence ATGCAGAAAACTGCTCGACGGCGTTCCTCTTCAGCCGTACAGAATCCATTAGAAACATATCTTAAAGAGATCAATGAAACCGCCCTGCTCTCTGCCGAAGAAGAGCGAGAGCTGTCAAATCGCATTGAACATGGTGATAAAGAGGCACGCGACCGGATGGTTCGTGCGAATCTGCGACTGGTGGTGAATATTGCTCGTGCTTATTCCGGCAAAGGCCTGCCACTCCAGGACCTGATCGAAGAGGGTAACCTGGGGCTTCTGCGGGCAGTCGAAGGCTTCGACCCGGATATGGGGACCCGTTTCAGTACCTATGCCAGTTACTGGATCAAGCAATCAATCAAACGGGCTCTGGTAAATTCTGCGAAAACGATCCGTATTCCTGCCTACATGGTCGAACTGTTGACCAAGTGGCGGCGGGCAACTGCCCAGCTTCAGGATACTTTGGACCGTACTCCGACGACTGAGGAAGTTGCGCGTGAACTGGATCTTCCTCCCAAGAAACTGAAAATCGTCAAGAAAGCAATTCAGCTTTACAATTCCTCGCCGCAGTCAGAACAACAGGACGCCGGCTGGTCGTTGGGAGAAATGATTCCCGATGACCGTCTCAAAGGGCCGGACGATGAACTGGTCGAAAATGACAACCTCAAACATGTTTTCAGGCTGTTGAAGGAAATTCCAGATCGCGAAGCCAACATCCTGCGGATGCGGTTTGGGCTCGATGGTGAGGAACCGAAGACCCTCAAAGAGATTGGGCAGGCACTGGGACTGACGCGAGAGCGAGTCCGTCAGATTGAGAGTGAAGCTCTCAAAAAACTGGCCAAGGAAATCAGTGGCGAGTAA
- a CDS encoding proline-rich domain-containing protein, protein MGLPDLLKQLNQVIFRQQISLKLKRLTLLWLVAGGLTLLMVLLLPPVATPAEQYLLLGVLLGVPTCIAVGLLAHRSRNRYSPASRHAVAKLIEETYPDLDTSLLATLELEKQNWNESPTFLQKRLLAQVISHGTNHDWRQAISNRSLILQSTTHLTCFTVWLLCCLSCWTLLQAAPTPQKSSIALIKQAQQEFKVEIQPGSTEVEKGHPLLITARFLEKVPETAILHFKTASGTTTELPLTKQLDDPIFAVRIPSLIEDLSYQVHSADWKSNVSQVKVYVLPELVQLDSTITPPDYTGQPAQRNEDSLTLSAIVGSKIQFHARFNKPVRTAELRTDNGNSLPMVIDSNGLSGRLTLQAEQDQTWNLLLNDSDGRSNRTPPFIDLAVIPNLPPEIKITFPARDTRVSPLEEALVQGTVVDDFGLQRVGLVYSIPGQEPQTVVLRESDKAAVDFTAEHTLSLERLHVQPDTLISYYLFAEDLEAEGRTRKVLSDMYFMEVRHFEEIFREGRSPSGASQAGKSGGNAQQAEKLAEQQKQIINATWKVIRREIKSTVSEQFSPDLETLSQAQQSLVAELRKLSEKIKSQKSKALIDSISQSMQEAATCLDSAREAQSVSTLSTALAAEQTSYQMLLKLRAREHEVSKSKNGGGSKGGGSSRSQTQLQQLELTNKKQRYETENQASQPAAAQPDRESLQILNRLRELAERQKDLNEQLKELANKQRFAKTHVEREEIERQLKRLRERQRELLRQADEVAQRMDQAKQPDSMKSRRELEQTRQHLQQSAQSLKEGQVSRALNSGTRAQQKLNQLKNDFRKKTANQFADAMRSLNQQAEQLDQKQQAINQAINDQKRKPEPGARRSLRSHRGNSELADQLKQQEDRLKEIMEQMKQVVQESEQAEPLLSRHLYDAIRKTRPFRPEEALKDAANFLKEGNGNQAREAEERASRGIETMKQGIQVAAESVLGNDLESLKRARQALKSLSSEIQQEQQLASNSPQQKPPGTGSGKPGSPSPQQAGQRPNPAGSQGQGKPGESRQDQNSLAQNQPMPGKSGQNPSSAEQSKSGQPQSGQPQQGQSGQSQPGKSQSNSSGQPASQGQGQGQVQLTSAQAGKGNGSQANSPNSSQNSAAPKSLKGQRGQSQGGLGGGQGGPGSPTPGPLTGNQFREWSDRMRDVEEMVGDSELRSRVAQIRERAQSMRAEFKRHSKAPEGDLINAQILEPLAEIQTILSNEISKRGAQTSLAPIDRDPVPEKYSDLVRRYYEELGNGK, encoded by the coding sequence ATGGGCCTGCCCGATCTATTAAAACAGCTGAATCAGGTCATCTTTCGCCAGCAGATCAGTCTGAAGCTTAAGCGACTGACGCTACTCTGGCTGGTTGCAGGCGGTCTGACCCTGCTGATGGTACTCCTGCTTCCCCCCGTAGCAACTCCTGCCGAACAGTACTTGTTATTGGGAGTTTTACTGGGAGTCCCAACCTGTATCGCTGTCGGCTTGCTGGCACATCGCTCGCGAAACCGCTACTCTCCAGCCAGTCGGCATGCAGTGGCAAAACTGATCGAAGAAACTTATCCTGATCTCGACACCAGTCTGCTCGCAACACTGGAGCTGGAAAAGCAAAACTGGAATGAGTCACCCACATTTCTGCAGAAGCGTCTGCTGGCCCAGGTTATTTCACACGGCACAAACCATGACTGGCGGCAGGCGATTTCCAACCGCAGTCTGATTCTGCAGAGCACCACACACTTAACCTGCTTTACTGTCTGGTTGCTCTGCTGCCTGAGTTGCTGGACTCTGCTCCAGGCCGCTCCCACTCCTCAAAAATCATCCATCGCTCTCATAAAACAGGCCCAACAGGAATTCAAAGTTGAAATTCAACCTGGTTCTACCGAGGTAGAAAAAGGACATCCCTTGCTGATCACTGCACGTTTCTTGGAAAAAGTCCCGGAGACTGCAATTCTGCATTTCAAAACTGCCAGTGGGACCACCACAGAACTTCCGCTGACCAAACAGCTGGACGACCCGATTTTTGCGGTTCGAATTCCTTCTTTAATAGAGGATTTGAGCTATCAAGTGCACTCAGCAGACTGGAAGTCAAATGTTTCACAGGTAAAAGTCTATGTCCTGCCCGAGCTGGTTCAACTTGACAGCACAATCACACCGCCAGACTATACAGGTCAACCAGCGCAGCGGAATGAAGACAGTCTCACACTGAGTGCAATTGTTGGTTCTAAAATTCAATTCCACGCCCGCTTTAATAAGCCAGTGAGAACAGCTGAACTTAGAACCGATAACGGCAATTCATTACCGATGGTGATCGATTCAAATGGGTTATCGGGCCGTCTGACATTGCAGGCAGAACAGGACCAGACCTGGAACCTGCTTCTGAACGACAGCGATGGTCGTTCAAACCGCACACCACCATTTATCGACTTGGCCGTGATACCCAATCTTCCACCTGAAATCAAAATCACATTTCCAGCTCGCGACACCCGTGTCTCCCCACTCGAAGAAGCACTGGTTCAAGGCACCGTAGTAGACGACTTCGGCCTGCAACGGGTAGGTCTGGTTTACTCGATTCCAGGCCAGGAACCACAGACTGTAGTACTCCGTGAAAGCGATAAAGCAGCAGTCGATTTCACGGCTGAGCACACTCTCTCTCTGGAACGTCTGCACGTGCAGCCCGACACCCTGATTTCCTATTACCTGTTTGCTGAGGATCTCGAAGCAGAGGGTCGCACGCGCAAAGTCCTCAGCGACATGTATTTCATGGAAGTCCGTCACTTTGAAGAGATATTCCGGGAAGGACGATCTCCCAGCGGCGCCTCACAGGCAGGAAAAAGTGGTGGCAACGCACAACAGGCCGAGAAGCTGGCAGAACAACAAAAACAGATAATAAATGCAACCTGGAAAGTCATCCGCCGCGAGATCAAGTCAACCGTTTCTGAACAGTTTTCCCCAGATCTCGAGACGCTCTCGCAAGCACAACAGTCGCTGGTAGCAGAATTGCGCAAGCTTTCCGAAAAAATCAAATCCCAAAAATCAAAAGCACTGATTGACTCCATCTCGCAAAGCATGCAGGAGGCCGCTACCTGCCTGGACTCCGCCAGGGAGGCGCAGTCTGTATCGACACTTTCAACGGCTCTGGCTGCGGAACAGACTAGCTATCAGATGCTGCTGAAACTGCGTGCCCGGGAGCATGAAGTCTCCAAGAGTAAAAACGGCGGAGGTAGCAAGGGGGGAGGCAGCAGCCGTTCGCAGACTCAACTGCAGCAGTTGGAACTGACCAATAAAAAACAGCGTTATGAAACAGAAAATCAGGCTTCTCAGCCCGCTGCTGCTCAACCAGATCGGGAATCTCTACAAATTCTGAATCGTCTGCGGGAACTGGCTGAGCGTCAGAAAGATCTGAATGAACAGCTCAAGGAGTTGGCCAATAAACAGCGGTTTGCCAAAACACACGTAGAACGGGAAGAGATCGAACGACAGCTCAAACGCCTGCGGGAACGACAACGCGAACTGTTGCGTCAGGCGGATGAAGTGGCCCAGCGGATGGATCAGGCCAAACAACCCGATTCAATGAAATCACGTCGCGAACTGGAACAGACCCGCCAGCATCTTCAACAAAGTGCCCAGTCATTAAAAGAGGGGCAGGTTTCCCGGGCTCTGAACTCAGGCACCCGGGCACAGCAGAAACTAAATCAGTTGAAAAATGACTTCCGCAAAAAAACAGCCAACCAGTTCGCCGATGCCATGCGTTCGCTGAACCAGCAGGCAGAACAGCTTGATCAGAAGCAGCAGGCTATCAATCAGGCGATTAATGACCAGAAACGGAAACCGGAACCGGGAGCACGGCGTTCCCTGAGAAGCCATCGGGGCAATTCAGAATTGGCAGATCAGTTGAAACAACAGGAAGACCGCCTCAAAGAAATCATGGAACAGATGAAGCAGGTTGTACAGGAATCGGAACAGGCAGAGCCGCTGCTCTCACGACATCTGTATGACGCAATTCGCAAAACGAGACCCTTTCGCCCCGAAGAAGCATTGAAAGATGCGGCCAATTTCCTGAAAGAAGGAAATGGTAATCAGGCTCGTGAAGCAGAAGAACGTGCTTCACGCGGCATCGAGACCATGAAACAGGGAATTCAGGTCGCCGCTGAGAGCGTACTTGGCAACGATCTGGAATCATTAAAACGCGCTCGCCAGGCACTCAAATCGCTCTCTTCTGAAATACAACAGGAACAGCAACTGGCAAGCAATTCTCCCCAACAAAAACCACCAGGCACTGGTTCGGGAAAACCTGGTTCCCCATCTCCACAACAAGCAGGTCAACGTCCCAATCCAGCAGGTTCTCAGGGGCAAGGTAAACCGGGTGAGAGTAGACAAGACCAGAACAGCCTGGCACAGAATCAGCCGATGCCTGGAAAATCAGGTCAAAATCCGTCCTCAGCCGAACAGTCAAAGTCTGGCCAGCCTCAATCTGGACAACCACAGCAGGGACAATCAGGACAAAGTCAACCTGGAAAAAGCCAGTCCAATTCATCAGGACAGCCTGCCAGTCAGGGGCAGGGGCAGGGGCAAGTACAGCTGACCTCGGCGCAGGCAGGCAAAGGAAACGGTTCTCAAGCCAACTCCCCCAATTCTTCGCAAAATTCAGCCGCTCCCAAATCTCTTAAGGGACAACGGGGACAGTCTCAGGGAGGACTTGGTGGTGGCCAGGGAGGCCCCGGCAGCCCAACCCCTGGACCTTTGACGGGAAACCAGTTCCGCGAATGGTCAGACCGGATGCGGGACGTGGAAGAAATGGTGGGGGATTCCGAACTACGTAGTCGAGTCGCTCAAATTCGTGAACGCGCACAGAGTATGCGTGCAGAGTTTAAACGTCACTCCAAAGCACCAGAGGGAGACTTGATCAATGCACAAATCCTGGAACCGCTGGCTGAAATTCAAACAATTCTGTCAAACGAAATCAGTAAACGAGGTGCGCAAACATCGCTGGCACCGATTGACCGTGACCCGGTACCAGAAAAGTACTCAGACCTGGTCCGACGCTATTATGAAGAACTAGGGAACGGAAAATGA
- a CDS encoding vWA domain-containing protein has translation MSFLTPLYLVGIIAVGLPILLHLVRHQPKNVLYFSSLRFLEHKPPQTNRKNKIEHWLLLSLRALAVILLVAAFARPFFKNQDLKLASTQPQSQTILLVDTSASMQRDSLWEKALSQANEIIKETPPNQISVYTFDTQLKAVKPLRQSQETRSASSLERNQNLLEELTPGWKATDLGTALAELAALLQEQAISDPTGSILRHTKVELITDFQAGSRTEALSEFSWPKELSVRLHQLEADNLDNAGLQLLTLDAESQPTIRIVNAANSQKEKFTIAYEVQPGKLEKSQQVYIPRGQSRVVRMAAWQQPASVPRIVLSGDQQNFDNHLYLQPPARPNLTIVHYGTPAENSIESANYFARRAFPSTSQRSIDFQTIGPDSPPLLITATEIHLMLISRQLAPDETEQVQRYLEQGGVVLLTLHDDQSTDSLNQLATHNADTTALIETVSPEINTYALLTDINFEHPLFQIFQAPEFSDFTRLKFWNYRGLKLPEQIPHRVLARFDHQAPAILEITRNKGKLLVMSFGWTPQESQFALSTKFVPMLNAILTLNDRAQNTPAQFTIGQKVNLPADQQTRLISTPDRSQIKLASDQQDFTETILPGLYQVESDTQLPPTRQFAVNLDISESQTEPLAREKLEALGVHFMDSGPGSQEHTSPSELQRQAQLRELEQKQQLWRWLIIVALALLGLETVLARWLTGNSSATGKA, from the coding sequence TTGAGTTTTTTAACCCCACTTTATTTAGTTGGTATCATCGCCGTCGGACTGCCGATTCTGCTGCATCTGGTCCGTCATCAGCCTAAGAACGTCCTCTATTTCAGCTCTCTCCGCTTTCTGGAACACAAGCCCCCCCAGACTAATCGCAAAAATAAAATCGAGCACTGGCTGTTACTCTCATTACGCGCTTTGGCCGTGATTCTCCTCGTCGCCGCATTCGCCCGTCCTTTTTTCAAGAACCAGGATCTGAAGCTCGCCTCAACACAGCCCCAGAGCCAGACCATTCTACTGGTTGACACCAGTGCCAGTATGCAGCGGGATTCCCTCTGGGAAAAAGCATTATCCCAGGCAAATGAGATCATCAAAGAGACGCCGCCGAATCAAATCTCAGTTTATACGTTTGACACACAACTCAAAGCAGTCAAACCGTTACGACAGTCTCAAGAAACACGTTCAGCAAGCTCACTCGAAAGAAACCAGAATCTATTAGAGGAATTGACTCCCGGCTGGAAAGCAACTGATCTGGGAACGGCCCTGGCGGAACTGGCGGCACTCCTCCAGGAACAGGCAATCTCTGATCCAACCGGGAGCATCCTGCGTCACACAAAAGTCGAACTGATTACGGATTTCCAGGCAGGATCAAGAACCGAAGCGCTCTCTGAGTTTTCCTGGCCGAAGGAGTTAAGTGTGCGGTTGCACCAGCTAGAAGCTGACAACTTAGATAACGCCGGCCTGCAGTTACTCACGCTCGATGCTGAGTCTCAACCGACAATTCGAATTGTGAATGCAGCTAACTCTCAAAAGGAAAAATTCACAATCGCCTATGAAGTACAGCCAGGTAAACTCGAAAAGAGTCAGCAGGTTTATATCCCTCGAGGCCAGTCTCGAGTTGTCCGTATGGCCGCCTGGCAACAGCCAGCCTCTGTTCCCAGAATTGTGCTCAGTGGCGATCAACAGAATTTTGATAACCACCTTTATCTTCAGCCCCCGGCCCGGCCCAATCTGACCATTGTGCATTATGGGACTCCTGCCGAAAACTCGATTGAGTCTGCGAATTACTTTGCCCGACGGGCCTTTCCCAGTACCAGCCAGCGATCCATTGATTTTCAAACAATCGGCCCTGATTCACCACCACTGCTGATCACCGCAACAGAGATCCATTTGATGCTGATCAGTCGACAACTGGCACCAGATGAAACAGAACAGGTCCAACGTTATCTGGAGCAGGGGGGAGTAGTCCTTCTCACGCTGCACGATGATCAGTCCACTGATTCGCTGAATCAGCTGGCGACGCATAACGCAGACACTACAGCACTGATAGAAACAGTCTCCCCCGAAATCAACACTTATGCCTTACTCACCGATATCAATTTCGAGCATCCCCTGTTTCAGATTTTTCAGGCTCCGGAATTCTCAGACTTCACCCGACTGAAATTCTGGAATTATCGCGGGCTCAAACTGCCGGAACAGATTCCACATCGGGTACTGGCCCGCTTCGATCATCAGGCTCCCGCGATACTGGAAATAACACGAAACAAAGGAAAACTGCTCGTAATGAGCTTTGGCTGGACGCCTCAGGAAAGCCAGTTCGCGCTATCAACAAAATTCGTCCCCATGTTAAATGCAATCCTGACTCTGAATGACCGAGCCCAGAATACCCCGGCGCAGTTCACAATCGGCCAGAAAGTCAATCTCCCCGCAGATCAACAGACGCGTCTGATCAGCACGCCTGATCGCTCCCAGATCAAACTTGCTTCCGATCAGCAGGATTTCACAGAAACGATTCTGCCCGGACTGTATCAGGTTGAAAGTGATACCCAGCTGCCCCCGACCAGGCAGTTTGCAGTAAATCTGGATATTAGCGAAAGCCAGACCGAGCCTCTCGCGCGAGAAAAGCTGGAAGCTCTTGGAGTCCACTTTATGGACTCTGGTCCAGGATCGCAGGAGCATACTTCTCCCTCCGAACTTCAGCGTCAGGCACAGTTACGAGAACTGGAACAGAAACAGCAGCTTTGGCGCTGGTTGATCATAGTGGCTCTTGCGTTACTGGGCCTGGAAACGGTGCTGGCCAGATGGTTGACCGGCAATTCTTCTGCGACAGGAAAGGCGTAA
- a CDS encoding DUF58 domain-containing protein, translating to MNTNTTARRNQRLMSQRIDPACLMRIKSLELRAKTVVEGTWKGLHRSPYHGFSVEFTEYREYTPGDDPRHIDWKLAARSNEHYIKRFEEETNLCCHMLLDLSTSMQFQSLGYTKAEYAKTLVATFAYFLAQQRDATGLIIFDEQVETIIPARFTRGQLRRILIELERPPQGSHTNLIYPLKHAVETIKKRGLVVLISDLLSPLDELNTHLGYLRAQGHEVALFQILDPAEIHLNFHETAIFEDLETGERIALNPKAARDNYQQQLQEHQAAIQSFCRKQGVHYHQLTTDMPLEQGLSEFLTDRAA from the coding sequence ATGAACACAAATACCACAGCCCGCCGTAACCAGAGACTGATGTCTCAACGCATTGACCCTGCCTGTCTGATGCGGATCAAATCTCTCGAATTACGCGCGAAAACCGTTGTTGAAGGAACCTGGAAAGGACTGCATCGCAGCCCCTACCACGGGTTCTCCGTTGAATTCACCGAATACCGTGAATATACGCCCGGAGATGACCCGCGCCATATCGACTGGAAACTGGCAGCCCGCTCCAACGAACACTACATTAAACGATTTGAGGAGGAGACAAACCTCTGCTGCCATATGTTGCTCGACCTCAGTACCTCGATGCAGTTTCAGAGCCTGGGCTATACCAAAGCCGAATATGCCAAAACCCTGGTTGCAACATTTGCCTATTTCCTGGCCCAGCAGCGCGATGCCACCGGACTGATCATTTTTGACGAGCAGGTGGAAACGATCATTCCCGCCCGCTTTACGCGAGGGCAGCTCAGACGAATCTTGATCGAACTGGAACGTCCCCCGCAAGGTTCACATACCAATCTGATCTATCCCCTGAAACATGCAGTAGAAACCATCAAAAAACGAGGGCTCGTAGTCCTGATATCCGATCTGCTGAGCCCCCTGGATGAATTAAATACCCACCTCGGTTATCTTCGCGCACAAGGACACGAAGTCGCATTATTCCAGATTCTGGACCCAGCAGAAATTCACCTTAATTTCCACGAAACGGCAATCTTCGAAGATCTGGAAACTGGTGAGCGTATCGCCCTCAATCCCAAAGCAGCCCGGGATAATTATCAGCAACAGTTACAGGAACATCAGGCGGCGATTCAGTCGTTCTGCCGCAAACAGGGAGTTCATTACCATCAGTTAACCACAGATATGCCCCTTGAGCAGGGGCTTTCTGAATTCCTTACCGATCGCGCTGCCTGA
- a CDS encoding AAA family ATPase, whose translation MNLKLVSPDVSDTDERIFEMLQNSRQQIDREISKAVIGQKEIIDQLLIALFAGGHCLITGAPGLAKTLLVNSLAQVFKLKSQRIQFTPDLMPADITGTEILAGDTSESRAMKFVKGPVFTNILLADEINRTPPKTQAALLEAMQEKQVTVTGIRYELEKPFFVLATQNPIEMEGTYPLPEAQLDRFMFNLVIDYLSEDDEVAVVTQTTARNSEPIEPLFTGNDIQQFHGFVREVPVAEEIVRYAVQLCAASRPHQENTPEFINEWVNWGAGLRAAQSLILGAKARAVLRGRVHVTQEDIEALLAPVLRHRVLINYRAEAEGITVEQVVQKLIETIPAPVKG comes from the coding sequence GTGAATTTGAAACTTGTCTCCCCCGATGTCAGCGACACTGACGAGCGCATCTTTGAAATGCTGCAGAACAGTCGACAGCAGATTGACCGCGAAATTTCTAAAGCAGTCATTGGGCAAAAAGAAATTATCGACCAGCTCCTGATTGCACTGTTTGCCGGCGGACATTGCCTGATTACAGGTGCTCCGGGACTGGCAAAAACTCTGCTGGTAAATTCCCTGGCCCAGGTTTTCAAACTGAAATCTCAGCGTATTCAGTTTACTCCCGACCTGATGCCCGCCGACATCACGGGGACGGAAATTCTGGCAGGTGATACATCTGAATCACGGGCGATGAAGTTCGTCAAAGGCCCCGTCTTCACCAATATTCTGCTCGCAGATGAAATTAACCGTACGCCTCCCAAAACACAGGCTGCTCTGCTGGAAGCGATGCAGGAAAAACAGGTCACCGTCACGGGGATCAGATACGAACTGGAAAAGCCCTTTTTCGTGCTGGCAACTCAGAACCCGATCGAAATGGAAGGCACATACCCTTTACCGGAAGCACAATTAGACCGCTTCATGTTTAATCTGGTCATTGATTACCTCTCTGAGGATGATGAGGTGGCCGTTGTGACCCAGACGACAGCCCGCAATTCTGAACCGATCGAACCACTGTTTACCGGAAATGATATCCAGCAGTTCCATGGTTTTGTGCGTGAAGTACCTGTTGCCGAAGAGATTGTCCGTTACGCGGTTCAACTTTGTGCGGCCTCCCGGCCACACCAGGAGAATACTCCGGAATTTATCAATGAATGGGTCAACTGGGGAGCTGGTTTACGTGCAGCCCAGAGTCTGATTCTGGGCGCCAAAGCCCGGGCCGTTCTGCGGGGACGAGTTCATGTCACCCAGGAAGATATTGAGGCCCTGCTGGCACCAGTCCTGCGTCACCGCGTTCTGATCAACTATCGCGCAGAGGCCGAGGGGATCACCGTAGAACAGGTTGTGCAAAAATTGATCGAAACCATTCCCGCCCCCGTCAAAGGATGA
- a CDS encoding DUF4159 domain-containing protein, whose product MNKTLISLAATGIILIVATICIGQYRSRIPMDRNGVPEWKVDPEFQHDVFTFVRIRYNSHRGWRRWATDYPDSDLNFSYRLQQLTSLKVDPEGRILELTDEELFHYPFIYLIEPGSLEFTEEEVTALRRYLTNGGFMMVDDFWGEAEWDNFAWEMKRVFPDRELVDIPLEHPIFHCVYDLKEKPQVPSIGVAQWGRSEGITWEREDAREVHYRGLFDDSGRLMAIVCHNTDLGDGWEREGEDKWYFREFSEKKAYPLGINIVFYAMTH is encoded by the coding sequence ATGAACAAAACCCTGATTTCACTGGCAGCCACAGGCATTATACTGATCGTCGCCACGATCTGTATTGGACAGTACCGCTCCCGCATCCCTATGGACCGGAATGGTGTTCCGGAATGGAAAGTTGATCCCGAGTTCCAGCATGACGTCTTCACCTTCGTCCGCATCCGCTACAACTCACATCGGGGCTGGCGCCGCTGGGCTACTGATTATCCAGACAGTGATCTGAACTTCTCCTACCGTCTTCAGCAATTAACTTCGCTGAAGGTCGATCCCGAAGGTCGAATCCTCGAACTGACTGATGAGGAGCTTTTCCATTACCCGTTTATTTATCTGATTGAGCCCGGCTCCCTTGAATTTACGGAAGAGGAAGTCACCGCCCTGCGACGTTACCTGACCAACGGTGGCTTCATGATGGTGGACGATTTCTGGGGAGAAGCCGAGTGGGATAATTTTGCCTGGGAAATGAAACGTGTTTTTCCGGACCGCGAACTGGTCGACATCCCTCTTGAACATCCCATTTTCCATTGTGTATATGACCTCAAAGAAAAACCACAGGTCCCCAGTATCGGCGTCGCCCAGTGGGGACGCTCTGAAGGAATTACCTGGGAACGGGAAGATGCCCGGGAAGTGCATTATCGCGGCCTGTTCGACGATAGCGGCCGATTGATGGCGATTGTCTGTCACAATACCGATCTGGGTGATGGCTGGGAACGGGAAGGGGAGGATAAATGGTACTTCCGTGAGTTCTCGGAAAAGAAAGCTTATCCCCTGGGGATTAACATTGTGTTTTATGCCATGACCCACTGA